In Meles meles chromosome 14, mMelMel3.1 paternal haplotype, whole genome shotgun sequence, a single window of DNA contains:
- the LOC123925065 gene encoding ATP synthase subunit alpha, mitochondrial-like: MLSVRVAAAVARALPRRAGLVSKNALGSSFIAARNLHAPNTRLQKTGTAEVSSILEERILGANTSVDLEKTGRVLSIGDGIARVHELRNVQAEEMVEFSSGLKGMSLNLEPDNVGVVVFGNDKLIKEGDIVKRTGAIVDVPVGEELLGRVVDALGNAIDGKGPIGSKTRRRVGLKAPGIIPRISVREPMQTGIKAVDSLVPIGRGQRELIIGDRQTGKTSIAIDTIINQKRFNDGTDEKKKLYCIYVAIGQKRSTVAQLVKRLTDADAMKYTIVVSATASDAAPLQYLAPYSGCSMGEYFRDNGKHALIIYDDLSKQAVAYRQMSLLLRRPPGREAYPGDVFYLHSRLLERAAKMNDSFGDGSLTALPVIETQAGDVSAYIPTNVISITDGQIFLETELFYKGIRPAINVGLSVSRVGSAAQTRAMKQVAGTMKLELAQYREVAAFAQFGSDLDAATQQLLSRGVRLTELLKQGQYSPMAIEEQVAVIYAGVRGYLDKLEPSKITKFEQAFLAHVISQHQALLGNIRTDGKISEQSDAKLKEIVTNFLAGFEA; encoded by the coding sequence ATGCTGTCCGTCCGCGTCGCCGCGGCCGTGGCCCGCGCCCTTCCTCGGCGGGCCGGGTTGGTCTCCAAAAATGCTTTGGGATCCTCCTTCATCGCTGCAAGGAACCTCCATGCCCCTAACACTCGTCTTCAGAAGACTGGCACTGCTGAAGTGTCCTCTATCCTTGAAGAACGTATTCTTGGAGCCAATACCTCTGTTGACCTTGAAAAGACTGGACGTGTCCTGAGCATTGGTGATGGTATTGCCCGTGTACATGAGCTGAGAAATGTTCAGGCAGAAGAAATGGTAGAGTTTTCTTCAGGTTTAAAGGGTATGTCTCTGAACTTGGAACCTGACAACGTTGGTGTTGTCGTGTTTGGAAATGATAAACTAATTAAGGAAGGAGATATTGTGAAGAGAACAGGAGCCATCGTGGACGTTCCAGTTGGCGAGGAGCTATTGGGCCGTGTTGTAGATGCCCTTGGTAATGCCATTGATGGAAAGGGTCCAATTGGTTCCAAGACCCGTAGGCGAGTTGGCCTGAAAGCCCCCGGGATCATTCCTCGAATCTCTGTGCGCGAACCCATGCAGACTGGCATTAAAGCTGTGGATAGCTTGGTGCCAATTGGTCGTGGTCAGCGTGAGCTGATTATTGGTGACCGACAGACTGGTAAAACATCAATTGCTATTGACACCATCATTAACCAGAAACGTTTCAATGATGGAACTGATGAAAAGAAGAAGCTATACTGTATCTACGTTGCTATTGGTCAGAAGAGATCCACTGTTGCCCAGTTGGTGAAGAGACTCACAGATGCAGATGCCATGAAGTACACCATTGTGGTTTCAGCTACTGCTTCTGATGCTGCTCCACTTCAGTACCTGGCTCCTTATTCTGGCTGTTCTATGGGAGAATATTTTAGAGATAACGGCAAACATGCTTTGATCATCTACGATGACTTATCCAAACAGGCTGTTGCCTATCGTCAGATGTCTCTGCTGCTCCGCCGGCCTCCTGGTCGTGAGGCCTATCCTGGTGATGTGTTCTACCTACACTCCCGTCTCCTAGAGAGAGCAGCCAAAATGAACGATTCTTTTGGTGATGGCTCCTTGACTGCTTTACCAGTCATAGAAACACAAGCTGGTGATGTGTCTGCTTACATTCCAACAAATGTCATTTCCATCACTGACGGACAGATCTTCTTAGAAACAGAATTGTTCTACAAAGGTATCCGCCCTGCCATTAACGTCGGTTTGTCTGTGTCCCGTGTTGGATCTGCTGCCCAAACCAGGGCCATGAAGCAGGTGGCAGGTACCATGAAGCTGGAATTGGCTCAGTATCGTGAGGTTGCTGCTTTTGCCCAGTTCGGTTCTGACCTTGATGCTGCCACTCAGCAGCTCTTGAGTCGTGGTGTGCGATTGACTGAATTGCTGAAGCAAGGACAGTATTCTCCCATGGCAATTGAAGAACAAGTAGCTGTTATTTATGCTGGTGTAAGAGGGTATCTTGATAAATTGGAGCCCAGCAAGATCACAAAGTTTGAGCAAGCTTTCCTGGCTCATGTTATCAGCCAGCACCAGGCCCTGTTGGGCAATATTAGGACTGATGGAAAGATCTCAGAGCAGTCGGATGCTAAACTGAAAGAAATCGTAACAAACTTCTTGGCTGGATTTGAAGCTTAA